The following are from one region of the Yoonia sp. R2331 genome:
- a CDS encoding TRAP transporter large permease subunit, translating into MLFGLDGVEVGLIIVFLTLFGAILSGFPVAFAISGAAVISFIIIALLDGGGLLIHMAVDKSSEEFRALVDTGLRPDNISVFSNPELPRIAEPLFPGGWEMALDRNVSFVVNRMNERVLAGQSIETLLAVLMFVMMGIVLERSRIADELLTTMARVFGPLPGGLAVSIVIVGAFLAASTGIVGATVVTMGLLALPTMLKNGYSPELSTGVIAASGTLGQIIPPSIVIVLLGTLAGDLYSAAQEERARDAGCSDALTFLGEPAVVSVGTLFQAALLPGIMLALLYALYAFGFALVNPKKAPPVQMDGAGNGEIITRNEALTWFLGVPVALLVLVIGAGQVGVMGSQSVIVDSFTDAGQTASLRTNVGEECAASMLELHGQEAWNTALAEQAAIDEAGGVEQARELTPEERESLVIERVADAPTLGTGLTVAALLMGLVLVIARGVAPSADTRPLIIGAVGILLMLLADVALIGPLTSPGATTLIIAIPLIIAFYGLRYAALLAFSNDILRVVFPPLVLIVAVLGSILGGITNPTPAAALGAGGAIMLAAFRKLQDDGRSGRMVLLTAGAIVVMLLIGVNFDMRLGQEVVMFENYLAYAVAFGCFLFAMFGICWSCWVLFAGGVLSPVARETAKVTSMVFTILIGSQLLNLVLISFGGEHYIQEFLKSFENEWTVFLIVMLVLFVLGFVLDFLEIIYIVIPIVGPVIYGGTFDPKWVTIMIAVNLQTSFLTPPFGFALFYLRGVAPKEITTGQIYRGVMPFIGIQVVGLALLAFFPWVVTIVPNLIN; encoded by the coding sequence ATGCTTTTTGGATTAGATGGCGTCGAAGTCGGCCTGATCATCGTGTTCCTGACCTTGTTCGGGGCCATTCTGTCGGGGTTCCCGGTCGCCTTTGCGATCTCGGGTGCGGCGGTGATATCTTTTATCATTATTGCGTTGCTGGATGGTGGTGGATTGCTGATCCACATGGCTGTCGACAAGAGCAGTGAAGAGTTCAGGGCTCTGGTCGATACCGGGCTCAGGCCTGACAATATATCGGTGTTCAGTAATCCCGAGTTGCCAAGAATTGCCGAACCATTGTTCCCCGGTGGTTGGGAAATGGCACTGGACCGCAATGTGTCCTTTGTCGTGAACCGGATGAACGAGCGGGTTTTGGCGGGCCAGTCGATTGAAACGCTGTTGGCGGTGCTGATGTTCGTGATGATGGGCATCGTGCTGGAGCGCAGCCGGATCGCTGATGAGCTTTTGACCACAATGGCGCGGGTCTTTGGACCATTGCCCGGTGGTCTGGCTGTGTCGATCGTGATCGTGGGGGCCTTTCTGGCCGCTTCGACCGGGATTGTGGGTGCGACGGTGGTGACGATGGGATTGTTGGCGCTGCCGACAATGTTGAAGAACGGCTATTCGCCAGAGCTGTCGACCGGTGTCATCGCGGCTTCGGGCACCTTGGGTCAGATCATTCCGCCGTCGATCGTCATCGTGCTGTTGGGCACGTTGGCCGGTGACCTCTATTCTGCGGCGCAAGAAGAGCGCGCACGCGACGCGGGCTGTTCGGATGCACTGACCTTTCTGGGCGAGCCTGCAGTGGTTTCCGTCGGGACGCTGTTTCAGGCGGCTTTGCTGCCGGGGATCATGCTGGCGCTGCTTTATGCGCTTTACGCCTTTGGCTTTGCGCTGGTGAACCCAAAGAAAGCACCACCTGTTCAGATGGACGGTGCGGGCAACGGAGAGATCATCACCCGCAATGAGGCGCTGACTTGGTTCCTTGGTGTGCCGGTTGCTTTGCTAGTGCTGGTCATTGGTGCAGGGCAGGTGGGTGTCATGGGCAGCCAGTCGGTCATCGTTGATAGCTTTACTGACGCAGGCCAAACCGCAAGTCTGCGGACCAATGTGGGTGAAGAATGTGCCGCCTCGATGCTTGAACTGCATGGGCAAGAGGCGTGGAATACCGCACTTGCCGAACAGGCCGCCATTGACGAAGCCGGCGGTGTTGAACAGGCCCGCGAATTGACACCTGAAGAGCGTGAATCGCTGGTGATCGAACGTGTAGCCGATGCGCCGACACTGGGCACCGGCCTGACCGTTGCCGCCCTGCTGATGGGTTTGGTGCTGGTGATTGCGCGGGGTGTGGCACCCTCTGCTGATACACGTCCGCTTATCATCGGTGCGGTTGGTATCTTGCTGATGTTGCTCGCGGATGTGGCGCTGATTGGGCCGCTGACATCGCCCGGGGCCACAACGCTGATCATTGCGATCCCGCTGATCATTGCCTTCTACGGATTGCGGTATGCTGCTTTGTTGGCGTTCAGCAATGACATTCTGCGCGTGGTCTTCCCGCCGCTGGTGCTGATCGTTGCGGTTTTGGGGTCGATCCTTGGCGGGATCACCAACCCGACGCCCGCTGCGGCACTGGGTGCCGGTGGTGCGATCATGCTAGCCGCATTCCGCAAGTTGCAGGACGATGGCCGGTCAGGCCGGATGGTCTTGCTGACAGCGGGTGCTATCGTGGTCATGCTGCTGATCGGGGTCAACTTTGACATGCGGCTGGGGCAAGAGGTGGTGATGTTCGAGAACTACCTGGCTTATGCCGTCGCCTTTGGCTGCTTCCTCTTTGCGATGTTCGGCATTTGCTGGTCATGCTGGGTGCTCTTTGCAGGCGGTGTGCTGTCGCCGGTGGCCCGAGAGACCGCCAAGGTGACTTCGATGGTCTTTACGATCTTGATCGGGTCGCAGCTGTTGAACCTTGTGCTGATCTCATTCGGGGGAGAGCATTATATTCAGGAGTTCCTGAAGTCGTTCGAGAACGAATGGACGGTGTTCCTGATCGTGATGCTGGTACTCTTTGTGCTAGGCTTCGTGCTCGACTTCTTGGAGATCATCTACATCGTGATCCCGATTGTGGGGCCGGTCATCTACGGCGGCACGTTTGACCCCAAGTGGGTGACGATCATGATCGCTGTGAACTTACAGACTTCATTCCTGACGCCGCCCTTTGGCTTTGCGCTGTTCTATCTGCGGGGCGTGGCCCCGAAAGAGATCACGACAGGCCAGATCTATCGCGGTGTGATGCCATTCATCGGCATTCAGGTTGTGGGGCTGGCGCTATTGGCGTTCTTCCCGTGGGTCGTGACGATTGTGCCGAACCTGATCAACTAG
- a CDS encoding TRAP transporter small permease subunit has protein sequence MGLVESWGGNALGWFFAHLIEAPYNLIYAIFNPQLWLAWLPHMSFNSKISDLEAAESLLRFIYYGASWELFFVFLFIFLVVTAVGLVRNAFMWSCVKGLEGFANVVGRTAAFAGLLMVLQQIIIIFMQRVFAVSEISLGFGVAFSKDVSWWSEELKFYNAIIVCMCVSYTFVQGGHVRVDLVYSAISHRAKRMIDMIGSMVFMVPAAVLTYFYGWFFLWRHLVTPKMSASDAAKDLDKLLPKARALKFNVETIGFSPNGFNGYFLFKVLLVAFTLLVVLQAVAFFFRSYLEWKEGPESAGKNLDKDQLGDPVAETVAEIH, from the coding sequence ATGGGATTGGTCGAAAGCTGGGGCGGAAATGCCTTGGGATGGTTCTTCGCACATTTGATCGAGGCACCTTACAACCTGATCTACGCCATCTTTAACCCGCAGCTTTGGCTGGCGTGGTTGCCGCATATGTCGTTCAATTCAAAGATATCGGACCTTGAGGCTGCGGAATCGCTGCTTCGGTTCATCTACTACGGCGCCAGTTGGGAGCTGTTTTTCGTCTTTCTTTTCATCTTTCTGGTCGTCACAGCTGTGGGACTGGTGCGCAACGCCTTCATGTGGTCCTGCGTGAAAGGCCTTGAAGGGTTTGCCAATGTTGTAGGTCGCACGGCGGCCTTTGCGGGCCTGCTGATGGTTCTGCAGCAGATTATCATCATCTTCATGCAGCGGGTCTTTGCGGTCTCGGAGATTTCGCTGGGCTTTGGTGTGGCGTTCAGCAAGGACGTCAGCTGGTGGTCAGAAGAGTTGAAGTTCTACAACGCCATTATCGTGTGCATGTGCGTGAGCTATACCTTTGTGCAAGGCGGGCATGTGCGGGTCGATCTGGTCTATTCCGCGATCAGCCACCGCGCAAAGCGGATGATCGACATGATCGGGTCGATGGTCTTTATGGTGCCTGCTGCTGTGTTGACCTATTTCTACGGCTGGTTCTTCCTGTGGCGGCATCTGGTGACGCCAAAGATGTCGGCATCCGACGCAGCTAAGGATCTGGACAAGCTGCTGCCCAAGGCGCGTGCGCTCAAGTTCAATGTCGAAACCATCGGGTTCAGCCCAAATGGGTTCAACGGCTATTTCCTGTTCAAAGTGCTGTTGGTTGCTTTCACGCTGCTGGTGGTCTTGCAGGCCGTCGCATTCTTCTTCCGCTCTTACCTTGAGTGGAAAGAAGGCCCCGAGAGCGCGGGCAAGAACCTAGACAAAGACCAGTTGGGCGATCCGGTCGCCGAAACTGTCGCAGAAATTCACTAG
- a CDS encoding TRAP transporter substrate-binding protein, whose protein sequence is MDRRSFLKNTALGGTAAAATTLAAPAYAQGNRTLTLVTTWGRGLAGVHDAAQRAADTITAMSDGSLTIDLKAAGELVGAFEVFDAVTSGQADMYHGADYYFINQHPGYAFYTSVPFGMTPQELVNWYYHGDGHALHDELGQIFGLKSFLAGNTGPQAGGWFAKEIAGPEDFQGLKFRMPGLGGEALGKMGASVQNLPGAEVYQALASGAIDGTEWIGPWADEKAGFQEITKFYYTAGMHEPGAGLSLATNRDVFDSLSPAHQKIIEIAAGEAHQWNLGQFMGNNGAALQRLQAGGVKVLEFPDSVWDAMGTAATETLDQYNGDDIYDRIRASYNTSMAASSGWIQRSEGAYRAQRDRVMG, encoded by the coding sequence ATGGATCGTCGTTCATTTCTGAAAAATACAGCACTTGGCGGGACCGCAGCAGCGGCGACGACGCTGGCTGCACCGGCCTATGCGCAGGGCAACCGCACGCTGACGCTGGTCACGACTTGGGGCCGCGGGTTGGCCGGTGTGCATGATGCTGCACAGCGCGCTGCTGACACGATCACCGCGATGTCCGATGGCAGCCTGACGATTGATCTGAAGGCCGCTGGCGAACTGGTTGGCGCATTCGAAGTCTTCGACGCTGTGACCTCTGGTCAGGCGGACATGTACCACGGTGCTGACTACTACTTCATCAACCAGCACCCCGGCTATGCCTTTTACACCTCTGTTCCGTTTGGCATGACGCCGCAGGAATTGGTGAACTGGTACTACCACGGCGACGGCCATGCGCTGCATGACGAACTGGGCCAGATCTTTGGCCTCAAGTCGTTCCTGGCTGGTAACACAGGCCCGCAGGCTGGTGGTTGGTTTGCCAAGGAAATCGCAGGCCCCGAAGACTTCCAGGGTCTGAAATTCCGTATGCCGGGTCTGGGCGGTGAAGCGCTGGGCAAAATGGGCGCATCGGTACAGAACTTGCCAGGTGCAGAAGTGTATCAGGCGCTGGCATCCGGCGCGATTGACGGCACTGAGTGGATCGGTCCATGGGCCGACGAAAAGGCCGGTTTCCAGGAAATCACCAAGTTCTACTACACCGCTGGCATGCACGAGCCGGGTGCGGGTCTGTCGCTTGCGACGAACCGCGACGTGTTCGACAGCCTGTCACCTGCGCACCAGAAGATCATCGAGATCGCAGCCGGTGAAGCGCACCAGTGGAACTTGGGCCAGTTTATGGGCAACAACGGTGCGGCGCTGCAGCGTCTGCAGGCCGGTGGCGTCAAGGTTCTGGAATTCCCTGACAGCGTCTGGGATGCCATGGGTACAGCCGCAACCGAAACGCTTGACCAGTACAACGGTGACGACATCTATGACCGCATCCGCGCGTCCTACAACACGTCGATGGCCGCGTCTTCTGGTTGGATCCAGCGTTCCGAAGGTGCCTATCGCGCACAACGCGACCGCGTGATGGGCTAA
- a CDS encoding cache domain-containing protein: MHQLWSRLRDAFDLTYGQKVFLLATVPLILAVSLIAVVVTSQSRQLAEREIAALEAQLIGAKREELKNYLSIARTAFVNTYGRAAPDDEAAKLLVTQELSAMLYGQDGYFFVFDYDGTNLVAPRQTYLIGRDWSGLTDRNGVAITDELIRIARTGGGYHSFDWPKPSTGELGRMVVYVNGLQDWRWAIGTGIFIDDVLTTVAASRADVQARIERTSLYIVAIAVAAVLGVFLSGLVLNIRERRLADAKLKDLTQRIIDTQEEERSRVARELHDGISQMLVGVRYALELTRRKLNLAKNPAGETLQKGIDGLGGAIQEVRRISRDLRPGVLDDLGLGPALQALTDDFSSRTGIVCTFETVVFRNRLDQEARIALYRIAQEALTNIERHAGATSVFVSLKGNRKGGLLTVRDNGAGMQWPPPKGARGLGLRNMAERIEQLGGSLKITSSTEGTTIAAQVPLTHMLTPNDARKEAA; encoded by the coding sequence ATGCACCAACTCTGGTCCCGCCTGCGCGATGCGTTCGATCTGACTTATGGGCAGAAGGTGTTCCTTCTGGCGACGGTTCCTTTGATCCTCGCCGTCTCTTTGATTGCTGTCGTTGTCACATCGCAATCGCGACAGCTGGCAGAGCGCGAGATTGCAGCACTCGAGGCGCAGTTGATCGGGGCCAAACGTGAAGAGCTTAAAAACTACCTCTCTATCGCCCGAACCGCATTCGTGAACACGTACGGCCGTGCAGCCCCGGATGACGAAGCCGCAAAGTTGCTCGTGACACAGGAACTGTCGGCCATGCTTTATGGGCAAGACGGCTATTTCTTTGTGTTTGATTATGACGGCACAAATCTTGTGGCTCCCCGCCAGACCTATCTCATCGGGCGTGACTGGTCGGGCCTGACCGACCGTAACGGTGTGGCCATCACAGACGAGCTGATCCGCATCGCCCGCACCGGTGGCGGTTACCACAGCTTTGACTGGCCCAAACCCTCAACCGGGGAACTTGGGCGCATGGTTGTCTATGTGAACGGATTGCAGGATTGGCGTTGGGCCATCGGCACCGGCATTTTCATTGACGATGTGCTGACCACTGTTGCCGCGTCGCGCGCGGATGTGCAAGCGCGGATCGAACGCACCTCACTTTATATCGTTGCCATCGCTGTGGCCGCCGTTTTGGGCGTGTTCCTGTCCGGGCTGGTTCTGAACATCCGCGAACGTCGCCTTGCCGATGCCAAGCTCAAGGACCTGACCCAGCGGATCATTGACACGCAAGAAGAAGAACGCAGCCGCGTGGCGCGCGAACTGCACGATGGGATCAGCCAGATGCTGGTGGGGGTGCGCTATGCGCTGGAACTCACCCGCCGCAAACTGAACCTCGCCAAGAACCCCGCGGGCGAGACCCTGCAAAAGGGCATCGACGGTCTGGGCGGCGCCATTCAAGAGGTGCGCCGCATCAGCCGCGATCTGCGCCCCGGCGTGTTGGATGATCTGGGCCTTGGCCCTGCCCTACAGGCGCTAACGGATGATTTCTCTAGCCGCACTGGCATCGTTTGCACCTTTGAAACCGTGGTGTTCCGCAACCGTCTGGACCAAGAAGCCCGCATCGCCCTTTACCGGATCGCGCAAGAGGCGTTGACCAATATCGAGCGTCACGCCGGCGCGACATCGGTCTTTGTCTCGCTCAAGGGCAATCGCAAGGGCGGGCTGCTGACCGTGCGTGACAACGGCGCTGGCATGCAGTGGCCGCCACCCAAAGGCGCGCGCGGCCTTGGCCTGCGCAACATGGCCGAACGGATCGAACAATTGGGCGGGTCGCTCAAGATCACGTCCAGCACCGAAGGCACAACCATTGCAGCCCAGGTGCCACTGACCCATATGCTGACACCCAACGACGCAAGGAAAGAAGCCGCATGA
- a CDS encoding response regulator has translation MNEPTRIVIVDDHPMVAEGIQSILESYDDIDVVGVLTNGQDAVAQVETLAPDVMLLDLNMPGLSGLTATEMILEKRPQTRVLILSMHDSPEYISTALRHGAMGYVLKDVPTEEIHTAIRTVMSGKQYLCTGASESLTPNIADGREPLTGREQTILLELAQGKSNKDVASALDISVRTVETHRQNIKRKLGISSTAGLTRYAMEHGVLQGTGRL, from the coding sequence ATGAACGAGCCTACCCGCATCGTGATCGTGGATGATCACCCGATGGTCGCCGAAGGTATCCAGTCCATCCTTGAAAGCTATGACGACATCGACGTGGTGGGTGTGCTGACCAATGGTCAGGACGCGGTGGCGCAAGTAGAAACACTTGCCCCCGATGTCATGCTGCTCGATCTCAACATGCCGGGCCTGTCAGGTCTTACCGCAACCGAAATGATCCTTGAAAAACGCCCCCAGACACGGGTGCTGATCCTGTCGATGCATGACAGCCCTGAATATATCTCGACCGCTCTGCGCCATGGCGCGATGGGTTATGTTCTGAAAGATGTCCCGACCGAAGAGATTCACACCGCCATCCGCACCGTGATGTCGGGCAAACAATATCTGTGCACCGGTGCCAGCGAGTCCCTGACCCCCAACATCGCCGATGGTCGTGAGCCCTTGACCGGACGTGAACAGACGATCCTGCTGGAACTCGCACAAGGCAAATCCAACAAAGATGTCGCAAGCGCGCTTGATATCTCGGTCCGCACCGTCGAGACCCACCGCCAGAATATCAAGCGCAAGTTGGGCATTTCTTCCACAGCGGGCCTGACCCGCTATGCGATGGAACACGGCGTTTTGCAGGGCACCGGGCGCCTTTAG
- a CDS encoding tetratricopeptide repeat protein, whose product MRKIAVVLCLWASAAQANMEEARDLMEAGAFEEAREMFELYARSGNADAEELIGVMYAMGLGVQRDDERAFDWYLRASLKGHPGAQSGLGWYYEVGRGLPAPDMVRAYLWYALSAIGGDPDALDSLEEITPRLTAEERARAEVLVDDYRVWMYPFK is encoded by the coding sequence ATGCGCAAGATAGCGGTGGTTTTGTGCCTTTGGGCGAGCGCGGCGCAGGCCAACATGGAAGAAGCGCGCGATTTGATGGAGGCGGGAGCCTTTGAAGAAGCGCGCGAGATGTTCGAGCTTTATGCGCGGTCGGGGAATGCGGACGCCGAGGAGCTGATTGGCGTGATGTACGCCATGGGTCTGGGTGTCCAGCGCGATGACGAGCGGGCGTTTGACTGGTATCTCAGGGCGTCGTTGAAAGGGCATCCGGGAGCGCAATCGGGCTTAGGTTGGTACTATGAAGTGGGACGCGGCTTGCCCGCGCCAGACATGGTCAGAGCCTATCTGTGGTATGCGCTGTCAGCAATAGGCGGCGACCCTGATGCGCTTGATTCACTGGAAGAAATCACCCCGCGACTGACCGCTGAAGAGCGCGCCCGGGCCGAAGTGTTGGTCGATGATTATCGGGTCTGGATGTACCCGTTCAAGTAA
- a CDS encoding cytochrome-c peroxidase yields the protein MSPDDYIPADPAQARLGQLLFYDKVLSGNRNIACGTCHHHDHAGGDGLSLGIGEGGEGVGPDRTPGIGADRIRKRIPRNAPALWNLGHNSVKVLFHDGRLSVSDIYGNGFDSPAEEWLPPGLDNIVAAQALFPLTAQFEMAGNPGENEVIGALRTRIDRGWPIIAKRVRTIPEYGAMFVDAFDHINHPSEATIVEIGNALGAFITTEWRSADSAYDAWLAGMPLPDDAERGRQLFTQLRCAACHAGPLFTDQSFHALAVPAFGPGRTRRFDPMPRDVGRMGETDLLDDAYRFRTPSLRNVALTAPYGHNGAFPTLDAMIRHHAGQDIWTPDMAQLPVVPWLAAADFAIRSDTREMARVAAARDLRPFTVTDAEISDLKAFLHALTGATAETRPLGRPDSVPSGLPVD from the coding sequence ATCAGCCCTGACGATTACATCCCGGCTGATCCGGCACAAGCCCGCCTCGGTCAACTTTTGTTCTACGACAAGGTGCTGTCGGGGAACCGGAATATTGCTTGTGGCACCTGCCACCACCATGACCACGCCGGTGGCGACGGGCTGTCCTTGGGCATCGGCGAAGGTGGCGAAGGGGTTGGTCCCGACCGCACGCCGGGGATCGGCGCTGACCGCATCCGCAAACGTATCCCACGGAACGCCCCCGCGCTGTGGAACCTGGGCCATAACTCGGTCAAGGTGCTGTTTCATGACGGCCGGCTCTCGGTCTCGGACATCTACGGCAACGGCTTTGATTCACCGGCAGAGGAATGGCTGCCCCCCGGCCTTGACAACATCGTCGCAGCCCAGGCCCTGTTCCCGCTGACCGCGCAATTCGAGATGGCAGGCAACCCCGGCGAAAATGAGGTGATCGGCGCCCTGCGCACCCGCATTGATCGCGGCTGGCCAATCATCGCAAAAAGGGTCCGTACAATCCCGGAATATGGCGCAATGTTTGTCGACGCCTTTGACCACATCAACCACCCGTCCGAGGCAACGATCGTCGAAATCGGCAATGCGCTGGGTGCGTTCATCACCACCGAATGGCGCAGTGCAGACAGCGCTTATGACGCATGGCTCGCAGGCATGCCCTTGCCCGACGACGCTGAACGCGGGCGGCAGCTCTTTACCCAATTGCGCTGTGCTGCCTGCCACGCAGGCCCGCTTTTCACCGATCAGAGCTTTCACGCCCTCGCCGTCCCTGCCTTTGGCCCCGGCCGCACCCGCCGGTTTGACCCAATGCCCCGCGACGTCGGCCGCATGGGCGAAACCGACCTGCTGGACGACGCTTACCGGTTCCGCACCCCCAGCCTGCGCAACGTGGCCCTGACGGCACCCTATGGCCACAACGGCGCGTTCCCGACGCTGGATGCCATGATCCGCCACCACGCAGGCCAGGACATCTGGACCCCTGACATGGCGCAACTGCCCGTCGTCCCATGGCTCGCCGCCGCTGACTTCGCGATCCGTTCCGACACCAGAGAGATGGCGCGCGTCGCCGCCGCGCGTGACCTGCGCCCTTTCACCGTCACCGATGCCGAGATCTCGGATCTCAAGGCGTTCCTGCACGCGCTCACCGGCGCAACTGCGGAAACCCGCCCTCTTGGTCGCCCGGACAGCGTCCCCTCGGGTCTGCCAGTCGACTAA
- a CDS encoding glycerate kinase → MDKRQLALKIFEAGVAAADPAVAVARHLDKVDPPTLILAVGKAACAMAGPAVTRFAGVPALAVTNYENARPLDGAEVLAAGHPVPDENGLAAGARVLAALRAATGPVLVLMSGGGSALLPAPVDGVSLADKQAVNAALLGAGLDIRAMNLVRQQLSQLKGGGMLRASGGPVTALILSDVVGDDLSVIASGPTVGPIGTAAEAVTVLRGAGIWNGLPASVRAHSEAGHAATALPEARNVLVGSNALSVAAMARAAGECRVLEPVEGDVADAARAICDQAEPGVTVWGGETTVVLKGTGKGGRNQELALRIAQEARARGWADWVCLQGGSDGRDGPTDAAGGLVDQGTLGRIADAAGLLANNDSYAALQEAGDLLMTGATGTNVADLGVLIRG, encoded by the coding sequence ATGGATAAACGACAACTGGCATTGAAGATATTTGAGGCTGGGGTGGCCGCGGCGGACCCTGCCGTGGCAGTCGCACGACATCTGGACAAAGTTGATCCGCCTACGCTGATCTTGGCCGTGGGCAAGGCTGCTTGCGCGATGGCCGGGCCAGCGGTGACGCGGTTTGCAGGCGTGCCAGCACTGGCAGTGACCAACTATGAAAACGCAAGGCCATTGGACGGGGCCGAGGTGCTGGCGGCGGGACATCCGGTGCCGGACGAAAATGGTTTGGCGGCTGGCGCGCGGGTGCTGGCGGCGTTGCGTGCGGCGACCGGGCCGGTGTTGGTGTTGATGTCGGGTGGCGGCTCGGCGCTGTTGCCCGCGCCGGTGGACGGTGTGTCGCTGGCTGACAAACAGGCGGTGAACGCGGCGCTTTTGGGCGCAGGCCTCGACATTCGGGCGATGAACCTTGTGCGGCAGCAATTGTCGCAGCTGAAGGGTGGCGGGATGCTGCGCGCGTCAGGCGGGCCGGTGACGGCGCTGATCCTGTCGGATGTGGTAGGGGATGACCTTTCCGTCATTGCCAGCGGGCCGACGGTAGGGCCGATCGGCACGGCAGCGGAGGCTGTGACCGTCTTGCGGGGCGCGGGCATTTGGAATGGTTTGCCGGCTTCGGTTCGGGCGCATTCGGAGGCGGGACATGCGGCAACTGCCTTGCCCGAGGCGCGCAATGTTCTGGTGGGGTCAAACGCACTGAGCGTGGCGGCGATGGCCCGTGCCGCAGGGGAATGCCGGGTGCTGGAACCGGTTGAGGGCGATGTAGCGGATGCGGCCCGGGCGATTTGTGATCAGGCGGAACCGGGGGTCACGGTCTGGGGGGGTGAGACAACTGTGGTGCTGAAAGGCACAGGCAAGGGGGGCCGCAATCAGGAGCTGGCCCTGCGGATCGCGCAGGAGGCGCGTGCGCGGGGCTGGGCCGACTGGGTCTGTTTGCAAGGCGGTTCGGATGGGCGCGATGGGCCGACGGATGCGGCAGGCGGCCTTGTCGATCAAGGGACCTTGGGGCGGATTGCGGACGCGGCGGGGCTTTTGGCGAACAATGACAGCTATGCCGCATTGCAAGAGGCGGGTGATCTTTTGATGACGGGTGCGACCGGGACCAATGTTGCTGATTTGGGTGTCTTGATCCGGGGGTGA
- the xylB gene encoding xylulokinase produces MFIGLDLGTSSLKGIVLDEAQTVVAEAALPLQVQRPHDGWSEQNPRDWIDACTGVMRALGAQVDLGAVKGIGLSGHMHGATLLDGSDQVLRPCILWNDTRSAEEAAVLDDNPDFRRLTGNIVFPGFTAPKVAWVRNHEPDNFAKIAKVLLPKDYLRLWLTGEHVAEMSDAAGTSWLDVGARDWSNDLLAATGLDRDAMPRLVEGSEVSGVLRYALAQDWGLPKDVVVAGGGGDNAASAVGVGVTQPGEAFVSLGTSGVLFAASGAYQPDAASAVHTFCHALPDTWHQMGVILAAADALNWWAGIAGEDAAALTGRLGVLQAPGKPLFLPYLGGERTPHNDAQVRGQFLHLGHESNREALTRAVLEGVTHAFRDSFDALTGTGTKIERLIGVGGGTKSDYWVQAIATALDMPVELPVAGDFGGAFGAARLGMMAAGAGADVAGTPQIARVVMPDPALVDAFGAAHARYKEGYAAIKGLS; encoded by the coding sequence ATGTTCATCGGGCTTGATCTGGGGACATCGTCGCTGAAAGGGATTGTGCTGGATGAGGCGCAAACCGTTGTTGCGGAAGCTGCACTGCCTTTGCAGGTGCAGCGGCCGCATGATGGCTGGTCAGAGCAAAACCCGCGTGACTGGATTGATGCCTGCACCGGCGTGATGCGCGCCCTTGGTGCGCAGGTTGATCTGGGGGCTGTCAAAGGGATTGGACTGTCGGGACATATGCATGGGGCGACCCTGCTGGATGGGTCCGATCAGGTGCTGCGGCCTTGCATCCTTTGGAATGATACGCGGTCAGCTGAAGAGGCGGCGGTGTTGGATGACAACCCGGATTTTCGCAGGCTGACAGGAAATATTGTGTTTCCGGGCTTTACCGCGCCCAAAGTTGCCTGGGTGCGCAACCATGAGCCTGACAACTTTGCAAAGATTGCCAAGGTGCTGTTGCCCAAGGACTATTTGCGGCTTTGGCTGACCGGGGAGCATGTGGCAGAGATGTCGGATGCGGCGGGGACGTCTTGGCTGGATGTGGGCGCGCGCGATTGGTCAAATGACCTGTTGGCCGCGACAGGGCTGGACCGGGATGCCATGCCACGACTGGTCGAAGGGTCAGAGGTTTCGGGTGTGTTGCGGTACGCGCTGGCGCAGGACTGGGGCCTGCCGAAAGATGTCGTTGTGGCGGGTGGCGGCGGCGATAATGCGGCCAGCGCCGTAGGCGTTGGGGTGACGCAACCCGGCGAGGCTTTTGTATCGCTGGGCACCTCAGGGGTGCTGTTTGCAGCCTCTGGCGCGTATCAGCCGGACGCGGCATCAGCTGTCCACACGTTTTGCCACGCTTTGCCGGACACGTGGCACCAGATGGGGGTCATTCTGGCGGCAGCAGATGCGTTGAACTGGTGGGCGGGCATTGCGGGTGAGGATGCCGCGGCGCTGACCGGGCGTTTAGGGGTCTTGCAGGCACCAGGAAAGCCGCTGTTTCTGCCCTATCTGGGGGGCGAGCGGACGCCGCATAATGACGCGCAGGTGCGTGGCCAATTCCTGCATCTGGGGCATGAGAGCAATCGCGAAGCGCTGACGCGTGCGGTGTTGGAGGGGGTGACCCATGCGTTTCGCGACAGCTTTGACGCGCTGACTGGGACCGGTACCAAGATTGAGCGGTTGATTGGTGTGGGTGGTGGCACAAAGTCCGATTATTGGGTGCAGGCGATTGCCACAGCACTGGATATGCCGGTGGAATTGCCCGTCGCCGGGGACTTTGGCGGCGCGTTTGGTGCCGCAAGGTTGGGCATGATGGCGGCCGGTGCGGGGGCTGACGTCGCTGGGACGCCGCAGATCGCCCGCGTGGTCATGCCTGACCCCGCATTGGTCGATGCCTTTGGCGCAGCACACGCGCGCTACAAGGAAGGCTACGCGGCAATCAAGGGCTTGTCGTAA